A genomic region of Numenius arquata chromosome 21, bNumArq3.hap1.1, whole genome shotgun sequence contains the following coding sequences:
- the LOC141474121 gene encoding sodium-dependent phosphate transport protein 3-like encodes MQCHVDKAQAGDEPAAGQDEAPLLAPQPSSRTGLCSARSGLALVLHVSLFLAYALRVSLSITIVAMTNSSHPHGWSSSAPRGSHPGFARDVSGKQMQAPVYNWSAETQGIVLSSFFYGYSLTQALGGYCSGLFGGKPVLGSGLLLSSLLTLLMPLAAELGIGFLIGLQALLGLAEGVIFPAQYTLWAKWAPPLERSKLMNIADAGCTFGTFFALLVAGIICQSLGWPFVFYIFGGVGCAWCLCWFLLVYEDPARHPWISAGEQEYIVASLAHQGSSHGRSLPLMAMAKSLPLWAITIACFCTDWMFYMLLTSMPTFLSSVLHFDLGENGLLSSLPYVGNGLGHILAGLLADFLLARRLLGTAAVRKLFSALGMLLPAAFLVAVPYIGCSSTVVVVLLTLALTIISMTGAGININHMDIAPRYAGFLLGITNTFGIVAGIIAPTAVGLLVGQDLQTGWRNAFFLSAALNLFGLIFYVAFGSGTIQDWAREDTADLALGTPRRSSLEKPPITSLLKRQGCNQLLEESQGTLSFQDRLASVTEHIHQTTHHRFEAFVCKDTLPLGTFSKYMWHIINVLQVKQIFDTPELPLEITRSFIQNEDGTYELFQSSKMEVETITKTYSHLEKQPSRNTSPTQKQPTPFIIEWIPNILPSSCIECQYGRHSACQPATKPRATPCDPPTGPRAGPPSHRCLPLTPPPRTAPH; translated from the exons ATGCAGTGCCACGTGGACAAGGCGCAGGCTGGGGACGAGCCGGCGGCAGGGCAGGACGAAGCCCCTCTGCTTGCCCCGCAGCCCTCCTCCCGCACAG GGCTCTGCTCCGCTCGCTCTGGCCTGGCCCTGGTCCTCCATGTCTCCCTCTTCCTGGCGTACGCGCTGCGGGTCAGCCTCAGCATCACCATCGTCGCCATGACCAACAGCAGCCACCCCCACGGCTGGTCCAGCAGCGCTCCCCGCGGCTCCCACCCAGGATTTGCTCGGGATGTAAGTGGAAAGCAGATGCAG GCCCCCGTGTACAACTGGAGCGCTGAGACCCAAGGAATTGTCCTCAGCTCCTTCTTCTACGGCTACAGCCTCACACAGGCACTGGGTGGATACTGCTCGGGGCTGTTTGGGGGCAAACCCGTCCTGGGCAGTGGacttctgctctcctccctgctcaCCCTCCTCATGCCTCTGGCAGCAGAGCTCGGCATCGGCTTCCTCATCGGCCTCCAGGCGCTGCTGGGCTTGGCTGAG GGAGTGATATTTCCAGCTCAGTACACGCTCTGGGCAAAATGGGCCCCTCCGCTGGAACGCAGCAAGCTCATGAACATCGCTGATGCTG GATGTACGTTTGGGACTTTCTTTGCTCTCCTCGTGGCTGGGATCATCTGCCAGAGTCTGGGCTGGCCTTTTGTCTTCTACATCTTTG GTGGTGTTGGCTGTGCCTGGTGCCTCTGCTGGTTCCTCCTCGTGTACGAGGACCCTGCACGTCACCCATGGATTAGTGCCGGGGAGCAGGAGTACATCGTGGCGTCTCTGGCTCACCAG GGCAGCTCTCATGGCCGCTCCCTCCCACTAATGGCCATGGCTAAATCACTGCCTCTTTGGGCTATCACCATCGCCTGCTTCTGCACAGACTGGATGTTCTACATGCTGCTGACCTCCATGCCCACATTCCTGAGCAGCGTCCTCCACTTTGACCTCGGAGAG AAcgggctcctctcctccctgccttaTGTTGGGAACGGGCTGGGGCACATCCTGGCTGGGCTACTGGCCGATTTCCTCCTGGCCAGGCGACTGCTTGGCACAGCAGCCGTCAGGAAGCTCTTCTCGGCACTCG GGATGCTGCTCCCAGCCGCCTTCCTGGTGGCTGTGCCCTACATTGGCTGCAGTTCCACGGTTGTTGTGGTCCTTCTGACGCTGGCCTTGACCATAATCAGCATGACAGGGGCAGGCATCAATATTAACCACATGGATATAGCCCCCAG ATATGCAGGGTTCCTGCTGGGAATCACAAATACCTTTGGCATAGTTGCAGGAATTATTGCTCCTACCGCTGTTGGACTTCTCGTTGGCCAG GATCTCCAGACTGGCTGGAGAAATGCCTTCTTCCTATCTGCAGCCCTCAACCTGTTTGGCCTGATCTTCTACGTCGCCTTTGGCAGCGGGACCATCCAGGACTGGGCTAGGGAGGACACTGCT GACCTGGCTCTCGGCAcccccaggagaagcagcctggagAAACCTCCCATCACCTCTTTGCTCAAGAGACAAG GCTGTaaccagctgctggaggagtcgcaggggaccctctccttccagGACCGGCTGGCCAGTGTCACCGAGCACATCCATCAAACCACGCACCACCGGTTTGAGG CTTTTGTCTGCAAGGACACCCTGCCCCTGGGCACCTTCTCCAAGTACATGTGGCACATCATCAACGTCCTGCAGGTCAAGCAGATCTTTGATACCCCTGAG CTGCCCCTGGAGATCACTCGGAGCTTCATCCAGAACGAGGATGGGACCTACGAGCTGTTCCAGAGCTCCAAGATGGAGGTGGAGACCATCACCAAGACCTACAGCCACTTGGAGAAGCAGCCATCCA ggaACACCTCCCCGACACAGAAACAGCCCACCCCCTTCATCATCGAGTGGATCCCCAACATCCTGCCGAGCTCCTGCATCGAGTGCCAGTACGGCCGCCACAGTGCTTGCCAGCCGGCCACCAAGCCCCGGGCCACCCCCTGCGACCCCCCCACCGGCCCTCGAGCTGGCCCCCCCAGCCACCGTTGCcttcccctgacccccccccccaggactgcACCCCACTGA